Genomic window (Ostrea edulis chromosome 9, xbOstEdul1.1, whole genome shotgun sequence):
ACAGTTGACAAGGTCGAATGATTGACAAGGCGTGCCGCTGTTGGTATCGTTCTCGGAAACTAGTAAGGGGTAGGGGCACTCTTGGAGATAGTTCCCTAAGGGTGTATTCATTTGTCGACAGTCAATGTACTGGTGACAGTTGTCAGGGTGCGGAACGACTGCGAACGGGTTAGCTCTACAGTATGGAGTTGGATCCACTGGAAAGAAAACaacatttattttatacacTGTAGATGCGCACGTCTTTTCTCTGTGTGGTACGTATTTCCGCTTGTCTTCATCACACCAGCCAATTACTAAGCAGAAGTAACGAATGCAATTACAAtataattgtacatatataccTGTGAAAGAAAACGAAAAGGTAAATCTGTGGACGTTTAAACACATGGGGAAAAGACCATATCAACAATATTTATACTTCGTCGATGTATAATGCAATGTGATTTATATTTCAGgaaaaacaatttcatattttcatttacaatattaGCTTAtcttttgtaaatttatatcCACAATCAAGTCCATCTTTTATTCAAATGCATGTAAACTCCTTACAAACAATGTTTACAACATATGTACAAAATTATACTACATACATGGATCTAGTCCCATGCTACAAGCTCCGAGGGCAGGGTCAAAGTTGGGTGCCATGACAGGACACTGTGTTACTTTCTTTGTTCGTTCGTCTCTACATTCCATGAAGAAGTTCCTTTTCCCGGGCACTGCCTGGAGACCGTTCTTCTTTCCGATACAGCTGGGATGCTTAGCTTCGCACGGGGGGCACGATCCAGAGGGGTCCTTACATTTCAGATTCATCTTATAGTCACCTGTTGCAAAGAACACAAAATACAAGAATTCGATGGACGGACGGACTGGAGGGTAAACTCAAACAAAAAATACGTAGACTTGACCATATCCACTCAGCGTTTTCCTATTATTTTTTCCTAAGATTACTTTTATAGATGTAAAGTTTGTGTAAAGTTCTCTAGAAATATTCTACAAGGTCCAGCTTTTTTCAATTCTGTGTTATATCTAGGCAACATGCGGTTTCACATTCGTCAtgattatttaaaactgaaCTCGTACTTTGGAAATGTCCTGTTCATTATGAGACACCTGAGAAATGTCCTGTTCATTATGAGACACCTGAGAAATATCCTGTTCATTATGAGACACCTGAAAAATGTCCTGTTCATTATGAGACACCTGAGAAATGTCCTGTTCATTATGAGACACCTGAAAAATGTCCTGTTCATTATGAGACATCTGAAAAATGTCCTGTTCATTATGAGACACCTGAGAAATGTCCTGTTCATTATGAGACACCTGGTATGAGCGGATACTTACATGGTGCTTTTGGTTCCGGTCGAGTTCCACAGTTGATCTCTCTATAAGATTTACATGAGTTATTGTAGCTGTCGAACAGATCCGGGTACTTGCATTCTTGTTGGTATTGACCAATCAAAGAGTCCCGGTTGGTGCAGTCAATGTAGCGTGCGCAGTTGTCGGGATGTGCCATGATTGCTAGTGGATTCTCGGTACAGAATGCTACGGGGTCAGCTACAAAGGATTGTGAAACATGAAAGGATGATCTAACTATTCTGTTATAGTAATCTTCGAAATCTTGAGGTAATTTGAAATTCATCATGTCATCATTAAATCTATAGAATGTTCACAGAAGAATATCATAGTCAAAATGACAACATACATGCAAGTTTGAAATACAATATGATACATATCAATCGCAATATATTTGTTAGTTGCAGTTTCAGCCTGTTATTCTACTCATGGGGTGGTACGATTGAACAGTTAGGTATAGTGATACATTTATACAAAGCCTGAAAACCTGAagattaatttgtttgtttcaGCAATTACTGCCAGCGGCTTGATGAAATGCTATTATCTAAAGCATCTGAAAAAGATCAAGGTGCAATGACAGTTAAACACACGTGTTAATTAATACAATATGATGGCATTAATGGTGTACTTCAATGGTGCATATGAGTGCAAATATACGTTTTTGCGTGTAGTCATTCCTTCATATAATGTAGCCAATCACCATCCTATAAACCCTTTGGTCCCAAAGCGAAGCTACCCATCGGGCCAGAAAAGTTCCTTACAGGGGTTGAACTGTAAACTCCTTCTATCAACACACATCTGCATATCAGGATTGAATATCCCCGGGGAACATGATCGCAGCTGACTCATCAATTGGTTTTcgcaaacaataaaaaatacgtCATTTCCGGGAATAGCAGTAGGTCCATCCGGCATTCCTACACAGGGTGCAACAGCACAACTTCGTTGTTCAAAATCAAAAATGTACGGTTTGCATGTATCAAAACCTAAAAACCTATTGTTACTGCAGATGTAGAACTCagtggcagatccaggaattacATTAAAACCGTCCGGTTTACCGGTACAATCTAACTTATTAGTTGAAGGCTGCTCTCGTAGAATAGGAGCCATGGTAGTGGTTGTAGTTGTAAGCGCAGGGGGAGGTATTGGTGGGAGTAAAAGTCCCGGTTTGGGAGTAGCTTCTCTGGGTATGTTTCTATTGGCCAAGGTGTTAGTACATTGTCTTATTTCTGGATCGAAATAATAGGGACTGCAGGAACCGGACTCTACCAGGACATTGCCTTCACACTTGAAGAAGTCAGAGTTGGATCTTGGCATCGGATATACGTTATCAGAGAGTCCTTCACATGAAATCCTGTCGGCTCTCGGTCGGCAAATTCTGTTGAGAGAATCATAGAAATTCGGAGAGCATGTGTCTTTTCCAGCGTAATTTCCTTTTTGGCAAAGTATATAGCCCATTTCGTTTCCGGGCATTGGGTTTCTTCCATCAGGCTGCCCCTTGCAATCGTATTCTGGCATGCTACATTCCGCATTGATTGGGTCGTATGTGTTTGGTGTACATGATCTAAGACTCAGCACATTTCCATTCTGACATTGTAAGTATTCAAAGTTATTGTTGGGGACAGGATGGTTTCCGTCCGGTTTCTGTCGACACCCGTTATACCGTACCGCACATGGCACACAGTTCGGATCCTCGCAATGCTGATTTTTCTTCCATTCGCCTATAATGTTCAACAATCATTAATGTCATGTGAATGTTAATGCAAAACGTTTATTCTATCAACTAATGTATTctactttaaaaaaacaaaacaaaatgaagctCATGGTATGCAGCATCTACGTCCCAAAACTTctaaacatgtaaatatgtttGGTAATTTCAAACTACTTTACAATACGTACACATCTACTCATCGCACTACAGTTTGTCACTATATTTCTCTACCAGTAAATTACCCGGTATAAGTATTTAGAATTTTGCTCACATGGATCCTTAGGTTCGTAACGCCACCTGCAGTTTGCCGCTTCCCGTTGAACACAGCGCAGGCTCTCGATGTTAAACAGCTCTGGGTAGGGACATTCCCGGAGGTACCGCCCGAGAACGGGATCCCTCCCGCTGGCACTGCAATTGTAATATCTGGCACAATTGGCAATATGAGGAAATACCTTCGTTGGTCGCTCCTTGCAAAACGTATCAACGGAAACTGGAAAATATGAGAAAATCTGAACactattttcaaaagaaaaagctcattacatattatatattgtagatctcatagaaatatcaaatatatcttcCAAAATATGTCTCTTTTCCCTAAACATTTGCTATTCAGGTATTTCCATGCAAGTTCATATTTGTTTTCCTTATAAGAGAATACCCGGCGTGATATTACAGATTATTTGTGTATTTCGATGGAGCTTAGTCAAGGCTCCAACCTTGGCACCTGCATTTTGTTTTCAAGCACAGGATTGAAAAGTTTTGTTATAACATGTTTCTAAGAACTAATAATGTCATACTGAAAACACACCCACAGATTACTTACAAGGATCAAGTTCCGTTGTACAGAATCTCAGGTTTGGGTCGTACACGCCATACCGACAAATCCCTACCGACAAGGTTCTTTCTTTGAAACAGGAGATATAGAAGGGAGATAACTCTCTTCCAATAAAAGTGTTATTTCCGTCTCGCATTCCTTCACAAGATGGCGACCTTTCTTCACAAGGCAAAGCGCACATTGGTCCATTACAATTTCTCTGGGAATTCAAATATTGGCctaaaatggaaaatatttttttatcattaccaTGTTGCTTttatgctaaaaaaaaaaaaaaaaaacaacattgtaaactAATAATATCCCATCATTTTTACGTAAATGGAGAAATTATGTACATACATGGAGCTTTAGGAACATATCGACTTTCGCAATTAACATCCGGGAAATCTTCACAGAATCCCGTGTTTACGGAAAATAACTGAGGATATGGGCATTCGTCTTGGTTCAGTTGAAATCCTTCATATTTCACAGCATAACGGGAACAGTTGTAGTAACGAGCGCAGTTGGTGGGATCCGCAAGTAAAAGCCCTTCGTTCCTGCGACAAATTTCGTGCATGTTCTGTAGCGGTTGGATAGGGTCTGGCCGTCGGTTGTTGTTACCGGGTAACATGTTGCCTAAATCTATGGAGGACTTCGTGTTCACATTGTTGTCCAACGTGAGAGGCGGTGGTATTTGCCTGTTGACATCAATCATGGGCGGTATCCCATTTATAGCCTTCAGTGCTATTTCTTCAGGGTCATAAGGGACCTTTTCTGGGAACAGAGTGGGTCCTACATAAAAGGAAATACAGATAGACATGTAGTCGTGTTATTGGAAAGACATACAAGGTCTCAATGTCCATTCATTTAATATGTCCgtatttgttaatatatttaaatataaatctTGAAAACGTTTTATGATAATATAATACAAGTAATGcatgaatatttcttattcagtACAACACTAAAACTTTACTTATGGTTTCCTCTCCCAAACACCGACGATTGACGGGATCAAAGTTATTGTTTCCGGGGCAGGTCAGTTTATTGACACTCCGTTCCTTGCGGCATTCGATGTACCAGGGAGTCTGTTCTCGTCCTAGGAAGGCGTTTTTGCCGTCTGGCAGACCCTCACAACTTGGATTTTCCAATTCACAGACAGGGCAGTTGGTTCCAACACATTTATAAGAATCATAGTCACCTATCATACAACAAAAATATGGATCAgttttatgcattttttctaGCTGTATTCATGACTTGCGATAAAGTTGTAGGATGTCTTCATTATAGTCGATGATATGTACCAGTTGCgaaatatatcatttcaaaGAATATATTGCAAGTATATAGAACTTCAGTGATAATGCTGAAAACACTCTAAACATTAATGTCTGGATTTCCTTTGATTGAAGACCATTTTACTCTCATTTCTCATTAGTAGAAACATATTCTTGATAGGAAATCGACTTTCAGTTATCACCAATAATTCTTACACGGAGCTTTTGGCTCTCTTCTGCCGTGGCATTGGACTTCTTCAAAGTCTAAACACGCCTGTTTTGTGGGGGAGTACAGGTTTGGATAAGGGCACTCCTTGATCATCTCTTTCCTGTCTCGGCAGTCAAAGAACTTGGAGCAGTCACCAGGATGCTCCATTCTGGCATTAGGATTGGTTGTACACAAAATGTCGACGGCGCCTAAAGAGAAATAGATACTCTACGTGAAGGACATGGATGCAGATGCTTGATAATGACATTTTACTATGATTAAAGTGATTTCCTTTTCAattgatttcaaataaatacatTAACACTTTGTTGTATAAATTCCCTTTTAAATGGCGgtgaattgattttttaaatggatTAAGCGATGTGTACATGTAAGGATTTAAACCTACGAGGATCGATTTCCTTGGTACATCGCCCCTGCACGGGATCAAAAACTCCATCACGACAAATCTCAATCGTCTGGGTCTTGTTGTTCCTACACGTCAGGTAAAACTTAGTTAGTAGTCTGCCTTGGTATGACGTTGGTCCATTCGGAACACCATCACATCCGGGAATTAAATCAGTACACGGCGTGCAGTCTGGACCGGAACACTGATGTCTGACGTAATCGCCTTAGAgaagtaaatatgcatacagTTTAAATACATTTGGAAGAACATTTGAGTGTTTAGAAAAATGCATGCATTGTTTAGTTCTGTAAGCTACGTTGTTAAATACGTATTATTTATTCAGCAATAAAATTCAATTCAGTATTATAGCATTTTTTAAGCAAGTGGAATGTGCCTGTAGTGTGCACGTCATTGTTTTATGCCTGGTCATTGTCGCAGTAGGTCTAATTTATTGGATATATTATCCATCTACGAATATGTCAAACTTCTTCGTGGTATGTGAATGCCAAGGAATTTAATTCACCTCAAAACAAACTTGgaaatatattcctatgaatTTATAGGAATTCAAATTACTGGTACTATAAAAACTAAATGACCTCCACAAAAAGGAAACATAAGCTAAATGTCAACAAATCTGACAGATTAGATGGACATAAGAATCCTTATTCACAAGCGACACAAAAATAACTTACAAGGAGAGAGGGGTTCCGTTCTCTCTCCACAGTCCACCGATGCATAATCGTCACACCTGAGGGTGTCGGCGTTGAAGAGTTTGGGATATGGACATTCATTTAAATATGCAGGTTGGTTGGGTACGTTGTTCATGTTGCTACAGTCGTAATATTGGGCGCAGTGGGTTGGATGCAGCACCTGCACGTTGGGGTAGTTCGGGCAGAAGGACATGACTACATCTGAAAATATGACGTCACCAGTGTGTAAAATTCAATGAGATATCATCAAAGTGTGTTAAATTCAATAATTGTCGATTGTTTGTTTAACAACATACGTCACAGGTAAAATAACATgcatacataatatatgtacacattcaCCTATCTATACACCGGTATAGatagatatttatttatttgacagAAACAACGGACGAACAATCGAACGTTTGAAATGCATACTCTATGGAAAAGCCAACTTCATCAGCGAACCACACATTTATGCAGAAAAACACATCTATAGTATCTGGATATTTGTACTAAATGCTTTAAACACTGGAACCTTACAACGATGCTGCCATCCATCTTATTCAGTACGTCATTTACGACTTGAAATTCTATATACATAGATAGACGCTAGTCTTGTTTTTTCTACATGAGGAACACTTAAggtaattcaaatgaaatataaattgaaaGATACATgcatatctttattttcatttgataaagaAGACTAGCATACCCTCTATTGATATTTAAGAAGATTTCAAGTCTTATTTATGCCTTTTAGCATATagataaaaatcaatttatttcctGGATATTCAAGTAATTTGTGACATGAATTCCTACTAGAAGCTACCACAATAGAGTCCAGCTGATTGACAGGTGCTTTTCActtcatgaaatttgaaaaaaaatatcctaCTTGACATATGAAACTAACATGTTGTTGGACTGGCAATAATAGAGGTAATCAAGCCAGTTTAAATTAGGAAGATTTGTTTACGCGGTGTTACTATTTCATCACCGTTACATTGTATACCAAGTGAGCGTTATTTTATCTTCATCACGTGATTCAGAATACGCTTCTTAATGTCTTCCCGAATCAGGGCAACGGTGAATTTAgctggggctttaatgaatatttgaagagTATGGTACGAGAATAATGAACACGGCATTTCTTTGATCTCTACAATATTCGTGGTAGAATTTCTGAGTATATACATTTGTCAAGGCGAAGTTTGGTAAGAATTGTATACTTTTTATGATATATTCGTACTCGATCACATTAATTACATCtatggccaaaaaaaaaaaaaaaaaaaaaaaaaaaaaaacccaaacaaaaaaagtggTTTAAGTAAAATGACATTGAACAGGATATGCACATTATTAATTAATTCAAAGTTAATGAATGATTAAAAAACATTGAATAATTTCATACATTATGTAATGACTTATTCTGAATTTTGCAGTCTTGAAATGCCAAAGCGTGTGATTGTTTAAGACAATTAAAAGATCCGTTGTGTAAATGTTGCAATGATAGTGTTATCAGAAACGAAGAAGATAATATTATACGAATGTAAGCGCTTTTCTAGTGTTTTCTAATGATACAAAATATGGTGAAAAGAAAAACACTGTACTATTTACATCCAGTATAGATTTGAAGATCTAGAAAGTTCCCATCAATATCACTCCCACATATCAAAGAAGAAAGACAATCTGATGAGAATTAAATTGTTTaccgttatatatatatatatatatatatatatatatatatatatatatggaggAAGAGGAAAATATGAATGGAACAGTAAGATTTTGACTTATGTCGAGAGAGGACTGTTTCTCACTGAACTAGTTGTCAGAGGTACTGTGTTATGAATTAGTTTACTACAGTGGTCCTGTATGACAGGAATATATTCAGATCACGTATATGACACAGTGATTCTTGTAATGAATGCAACACTCAGGAAGTGAAGGGTGTGCGGGCGTTACCAACCATGCGTCTTTGTCTTACATATAATCATTAAGGATGTACTATTGATTGAGCGccaattttgttttatattcatttgcACAGTTTTTTGATCCATGATGATTTTCTGTGAAATTGTTACATTatgtttatcatattttttttgtattaagGTCacatgcatttcatttattcattcaATCTAAATCCAATTTAAGAAATCTTCTAGTGGGAAAACCTATCTTTATATATCGCCTATCAATATTGACAGCAGTTTTACCTCGTATACTTGGAAAAAGGGTAACAGAACCGTGTGCACCGGTTCAACTTTGATTTCTGTCActttattgatttcattatgGTTAGAAATTATAAGCTCGAACATTAGATACATGGCTACATGATAGATAATGAAAAAAGTATTAATCATGAAACCTCATAGACGAAATGTACATTACAGATCAATCACGATCGTCAATTCCGGATTGCTTAAACTATATGACATCGGTGTACACTTCATACATATAACGGATTGGCTTCCCTTCTAATTTTACAGCTTTTGATCAAATAAACCACAACTAGATCAATTGATTATTCTATCGATAATTCATCTTGCCTATCTAGgaattaatattaaataaagaaTTCTCTGTCTTTTGACAACTTTTGATTTCATAATTGTAGTGCTATGCATACATAACGGATATTGACgtttattgaacattttttgtcACG
Coding sequences:
- the LOC125659379 gene encoding uncharacterized protein LOC125659379 — encoded protein: MLRMSIHRYMQTLCYISVVIIGLSAAKLKRGFYPNLIDFCAKDEVYVGIPWNCHGYLHCQNANGLKMPFWIDCPSTLYYNYGSKTCTWPQNINEPCPGTGDVVMSFCPNYPNVQVLHPTHCAQYYDCSNMNNVPNQPAYLNECPYPKLFNADTLRCDDYASVDCGERTEPLSPCDYVRHQCSGPDCTPCTDLIPGCDGVPNGPTSYQGRLLTKFYLTCRNNKTQTIEICRDGVFDPVQGRCTKEIDPRAVDILCTTNPNARMEHPGDCSKFFDCRDRKEMIKECPYPNLYSPTKQACLDFEEVQCHGRREPKAPCDYDSYKCVGTNCPVCELENPSCEGLPDGKNAFLGREQTPWYIECRKERSVNKLTCPGNNNFDPVNRRCLGEETIRPTLFPEKVPYDPEEIALKAINGIPPMIDVNRQIPPPLTLDNNVNTKSSIDLGNMLPGNNNRRPDPIQPLQNMHEICRRNEGLLLADPTNCARYYNCSRYAVKYEGFQLNQDECPYPQLFSVNTGFCEDFPDVNCESRYVPKAPCQYLNSQRNCNGPMCALPCEERSPSCEGMRDGNNTFIGRELSPFYISCFKERTLSVGICRYGVYDPNLRFCTTELDPFSVDTFCKERPTKVFPHIANCARYYNCSASGRDPVLGRYLRECPYPELFNIESLRCVQREAANCRWRYEPKDPCEWKKNQHCEDPNCVPCAVRYNGCRQKPDGNHPVPNNNFEYLQCQNGNVLSLRSCTPNTYDPINAECSMPEYDCKGQPDGRNPMPGNEMGYILCQKGNYAGKDTCSPNFYDSLNRICRPRADRISCEGLSDNVYPMPRSNSDFFKCEGNVLVESGSCSPYYFDPEIRQCTNTLANRNIPREATPKPGLLLPPIPPPALTTTTTTMAPILREQPSTNKLDCTGKPDGFNVIPGSATEFYICSNNRFLGFDTCKPYIFDFEQRSCAVAPCVGMPDGPTAIPGNDVFFIVCENQLMSQLRSCSPGIFNPDMQMCVDRRSLQFNPSDPVAFCTENPLAIMAHPDNCARYIDCTNRDSLIGQYQQECKYPDLFDSYNNSCKSYREINCGTRPEPKAPCDYKMNLKCKDPSGSCPPCEAKHPSCIGKKNGLQAVPGKRNFFMECRDERTKKVTQCPVMAPNFDPALGACSMGLDPLDPTPYCRANPFAVVPHPDNCHQYIDCRQMNTPLGNYLQECPYPLLVSENDTNSGTPCQSFDLVNCGMRSEPKSPCDYEFSHKPCNDLDPNSCIPCSVRLPSCQNLRDGTHPHPTIPNKYLICKSERTLRVMTCPKGVFDEVSRRCHEPVDTRNPAVFCQVNPNERLPDPENCARFYECSLPNSKYGSYIDECEYPKLYDADAKRCRPFMQVKCGSRRIPIDPCEYIQNEFCPPGQPSCKPCRERIPSCNGLPNGNNTYPGQDGGPLYITCFNDRTIFVRTCEEGIFDSRVRACVRLASEIDPANPRAYCDVNPGIRVAHPTDCSKYFDCSRPSGDHGPYLFECKYPDLFSQTSNRCEGYNTVNCGSKLVPLNPCDHLQNQCKPGDVNCEPCADRLPSCVGRKNGNNTIPGRDLTDSFVICWEGRTVSVEQCPRGFFDPVQRKCRTEIGAAAIRAYCTAHPGDIKANPVNCAQYFDCGEESIKARTFLRECPYPHLFNDKTSTCLNFTMVECGKRREYTAPCDYLQNRCPPSNPSCKPCGERHFDCSNLGDGLHAVSKDTPTSDYAICFRGRTIATESCPDGLFDSAQRRCVGSVTEDMVKQHCRDNPMAILAHPFQCAQYYDCRRAIGNSHLRECKYPQLFDKNTMTCRNFSEVACEDRIEPQAPCDYLQNHCELNATDCTPCEERLPSCINLPDNNSPYPNKEDSEYYIKCYRNRTVSVEACQVSKYNLATRECSEKVDPQILGKFCRENPSLIIPDPENCGRYYNCSDPSVVRGLDRPFLRECSYPKLFASPAVGCQLFMMVDCAKRKSVPMSPCEYVENQCFGPNCEPCESKFPACINKQDGSNVFPGRENTGYYIVCYRQRTVAIVSCNQGIYSHFERACVGDPKPRVQ